In Raphanus sativus cultivar WK10039 chromosome 5, ASM80110v3, whole genome shotgun sequence, the following proteins share a genomic window:
- the LOC108860763 gene encoding receptor-like kinase LIP2: MHCFPCFSAPRSKKSSSSDEANNNDVKLHERRESDEAEQSEETTLKIFTFRELATATKNFRQECLLGEGGFGRVYKGTLKSTGQVVAVKQLDKHGLHGNKEFQAEVLSLGQLDHPNLVKLVGYCADGDQRLLVYDFISGGTLEDHLQEPKPDREPTDWTMRMQIAYGAAQGLEYLHDKVDPPVIYRDLKASNILLDDDLCPKLCDFGLHKLGPGTGDKMMALSSRVMGTYGYSAPEYTRGGNLTTKSDVYSFGVVLLELITGRKALDTTKPNDEQNLVSWAQPIFRDPKRYPDMVDPVLKKKFSERGLNQAVAIASMCVQEEPTARPLISDVMVALSFLSMSTEDGIPTAVPMLSFRDKSMSIALSRHDSSLVSPTPEVSTEDDKSSTSSNEDSSMDKEKEMESKKKKEEEDSLTESDDGSDSNSDDEHEKDQECQPPKPVDEKNKAQSLKIKYRYSWEDVEMNDERLSSKSSQKSDDGGSISSGYESNKEQDDLPKEEEKEEDHTHLEHMQSSKTDDSQSVYFDDDGSGDEDNEVSLQRVKSEVEVGSFEDENGASLHHTEQ; this comes from the exons ATGCACTGCTTCCCGTGTTTTTCTGCGCCTAGGAGTAAAAAATCTTCAAGTTCCGACGAGGCTAACAACAACGACGTCAAACTGCATG AGAGGAGAGAATCAGATGAAGCCGAGCAATCAGAAGAAACAACGTTGAAGATATTCACTTTCCGGGAATTAGCAACGGCGACAAAGAATTTCCGGCAAGAATGTTTGTTAGGAGAAGGTGGATTCGGCAGGGTTTACAAAGGAACCCTTAAATCTACGGGCCAG GTGGTGGCTGTAAAGCAACTAGACAAGCATGGATTGCATGGGAACAAAGAGTTTCAAGCTGAGGTCTTGTCATTAGGTCAACTTGATCATCCCAATCTTGTTAAGCTTGTAGGGTATTGCGCCGATGGAGATCAAAGGCTTTTGGTCTATGACTTCATCTCTGGAGGTACCCTTGAAGACCATCTTCAAG AGCCAAAACCAGACCGTGAACCAACGGATTGGACAATGAGGATGCAGATAGCATATGGTGCAGCGCAAGGACTTGAATACTTGCACGATAAAGTGGATCCACCAGTGATATACCGTGATTTAAAAGCTtcaaacattttgttggacgaTGACTTGTGTCCCAAGCTCTGCGACTTTGGCCTGCATAAGCTAGGACCAGGGACAGGTGATAAGATGATGGCTTTATCTTCTCGTGTAATGGGAACTTATGGTTACTCCGCGCCTGAGTATACCCGAGGAGGAAATCTCACCACGAAATCAGATGTCTATAGCTTTGGAGTTGTGTTGCTTGAACTCATCACTGGTCGAAAAGCTCTTGATACTACTAAACCTAATGATGAACAAAACTTAGTTTCTTGG GCACAACCGATATTTAGGGATCCAAAGAGATATCCTGATATGGTGGATCCAGTTCTGAAGAAGAAGTTCTCAGAAAGAGGCTTAAACCAAGCAGTTGCAATAGCTTCAATGTGTGTGCAAGAGGAACCAACGGCTCGTCCTTTGATAAGCGATGTAATGGTTGCACTTAGCTTCCTTTCCATGTCAACAGAAGATGGTATTCCCACAGCAGTTCCCATGTTATCCTTCAGGGACAAAAGCATGTCTATAGCCTTGAGCCGGCATGATTCAAGTCTTGTGTCTCCTACTCCTGAGGTATCTACTGAAGATGACAAGTCTAGTACATCATCAAATGAAGATTCATCTATGGACAAGGAAAAGGAGATGGagagtaagaagaagaaggaagaggaagataGCTTGACCGAATCTGATGATGGGTCTGATTCTAACTCAGATGATGAACATGAAAAGGACCAAGAATGTCAACCACCAAAGCCTGTTGATGAGAAGAACAAGGCGCAGAGCTTGAAGATAAAGTATCGATATAGTTGGGAAGACGTGGAAATGAATGATGAGAGGCTAAGCAGTAAAAGCAGCCAAAAATCAGATGATGGAGGAAGCATCTCTTCGGGCTATGAGAGCAACAAAGAGCAGGATGATTTGCCTAaggaggaagagaaagaggaagaTCATACTCATCTCGAGCACATGCAAAGCTCAAAAACTGATGATAGTCAAAGCGTTTACTTTGATGATGATGGTTCAGGAGATGAAGACAATGAAGTCTCTTTGCAACGTGTAAAATCAGAGGTTGAAGTTGGTTCTTTTGAAGATGAAAATGGAGCTTCTTTGCACCATACTGAACAATAG